The Methylomonas koyamae genome has a segment encoding these proteins:
- the ribA gene encoding GTP cyclohydrolase II, with amino-acid sequence MKATVEDKVQTRIPTKHGEFILHYYSNSLDDKEHVAFVKGDVAGKDDVPVRIHSECFTGDVLGSRRCDCGEQLDMALDMINTAGYGVLIYLRQEGRGIGLLKKLQAYNLQDQGLDTVDANIKLGHLADERQYDIAALILDNLKVHSIELITNNPQKIDELTKLGVQVHNRIAIETRIHRDNLDYLKTKAERMRHMLSVPDRS; translated from the coding sequence GTGAAAGCAACCGTAGAAGACAAAGTTCAAACCCGGATTCCGACCAAACACGGCGAATTCATCCTGCATTACTACAGCAACAGTCTGGACGACAAAGAACACGTGGCCTTCGTCAAAGGCGACGTGGCCGGCAAGGACGACGTGCCGGTCCGCATCCATTCCGAATGCTTCACCGGCGACGTGCTCGGCTCGCGCCGCTGCGACTGCGGCGAGCAGTTGGACATGGCGCTGGACATGATCAATACCGCCGGTTACGGCGTATTGATCTACCTGCGCCAGGAAGGTCGCGGCATCGGCCTGCTGAAGAAACTGCAAGCCTACAACCTGCAGGACCAAGGCCTGGATACCGTCGATGCCAACATCAAACTCGGCCATTTGGCCGACGAACGCCAATACGACATCGCCGCGCTGATTCTGGACAACCTGAAGGTGCATTCAATCGAATTGATCACCAACAACCCGCAAAAAATCGACGAGTTGACCAAACTCGGCGTGCAAGTCCATAACCGGATTGCCATCGAAACCCGCATCCACCGCGACAACCTCGACTACCTGAAAACCAAGGCCGAACGCATGCGCCACATGCTGTCGGTACCGGACCGTTCCTGA
- a CDS encoding DUF7230 family protein → MRKQNPGQGLPDKPKHNPVAKFARQFNKAQTYADKTQYRRKAKHRGLEPFAIASGEAIAKGLAA, encoded by the coding sequence ATGAGAAAACAAAACCCCGGCCAGGGCTTGCCGGACAAACCCAAGCACAATCCGGTCGCTAAATTCGCCCGCCAATTCAACAAAGCTCAAACCTACGCCGACAAGACCCAATACCGCCGTAAAGCCAAACATCGCGGGCTGGAGCCTTTTGCCATCGCTTCCGGAGAGGCGATCGCAAAAGGCTTAGCCGCGTAA